ATCGGCAAACAGGCCCTGAGCCTGTAGTCCCACTCCTCAAAATTTTCGTTTCCCTCACCACAAACGGTTCATCCCATCCCTTGCCGATCTCCCCTCACTGTCCTGCGTGAATTAGGCAGTGCCTTCAACCAAGGCTTTATCATAGCCGGCCGGGTCCCCAGAGACGGCTCCGAGGAAGGTCGGGCCACGGTGCTCCAAGCCCACCGTAATCTTGGCGATCATCACCTTGACGATAAAGCGGCACACAGTAGCTGACGTTAAGACTAATCGAGTTGGATAACTGGAATCTGGTCAAGATCATCGGCCCGTCGCGACGGATTGTACGTCTTCCGTTCTACACCAGAATCAAACCATGGCTCCACATAGCCTTTACCTGGAAGTCGATACTCAACATCCCCTACTCTATGCCGTTCGTAGCCTGTCAGCCCGGAGCGCCTCGCCGCCGATCAGAGCGGTAGACGTCTCACTGCCAATCAGATTGTGATCACGGCGTCGGCTAACCTGGGACCACCTCCGCCCCAACCTTTCGTGAACACACCGAGCGGTATTTGAATCACCGCAGGAACATTCACGTTCATGGCGTCACGCACAAAGCCGATGTTGTTCCACGCTGATCGCCAGGAGCCCCGGTCTTTCTTCATCTGGGACACCAACCTCGCGATGGGCGACGTCGCCGTCCTGATGGCTGGAGGGCCGTGATGCTCTCCCAATACTCATTCGCGCGAGCAGCCATCGCGGCAGTACATAATTTGATCACGTCTTTGAAGGACACGCAGCCATTATCAAACCGGACATCAACGGACCGACCGAGGTCGGAGAGCCACGAATTGGCTTCCTTTTAGCGGCTCGAGGTGGATCGTATAGGGCTCCAGATCCAGATTGCCTTCGCGAGCAAGGAATCCCGCGATTGCTCTATGGCCTCCGTCAAGGGCTCGCAAGACATGGTGCGCTCCCCAGCTTCGAGGTGGCCTTCAGACAGAGGTTGCAGAGGCTGTCACAGACCCGGTCCTTCCGTCATGAGTCGGTAATGGCACACGCCCCCGGATCGCTTTTGCGTCCTGTGAGGAACGAACGAGAGACGGATCCATTCAGGACCTGGTCTCACTAGAACCCAGGACTCACCGGGGACAGCATCACCGGGAGGTCATCAAACCGAAGGGCTCATGATCGGACCCAGCTCACACCCGGACTCCCACCCATCCAGCCAGTCGCGACTGTTTCGCGTGAAACCCTTCGCGTGAACGAGAGAAAGATGATCGGCGAGCGGGATGCCAGGACAGACCGGAGTCAACCCATTCAGACCGGGGCTCACCGGGACGAGGCTCACGGGGAACGGCTCACGACCTGATCGCATCAGGCCGGACCGGCACACATGAGCGCCCGGCCTCACAGGGCCCACGGATCACAGATGACAGCGCGAGAGGGAGGAGATAAGGAGGATGATCGATCAGAGGCAGAGAGAGCAGCAGGCCGTCACGCGAGGGCAAGAAAGGCCAGCGGGGTAGAACGGGAGGTGAGAGAGAGACGGAGGCCAGCAGCGAGAAGAGACAGCCCAGGCGGGCACCTTGGCGTGAGAGAACGGACGAGAGGCGAGGCCAAAGAAGCCACGGGGGTCCGGGAAGGGGGGACAGCAGGTGCTCCGGTGATGTCGGACGGCGACCTTGGGGAGCGCCATGGGGCCCCCAAGAATGCGCCACATACGCATCGCTCTAAACATATCCGCAAGAGCACACCGCAAGAGTTCCAGCGCTCTCGTGTAAGTTCTTGAATTCAGGGCGCTGCTAGGAACGAAGTCGACTAGAACACGACAAACTCGTTGGCGATCAGTGCCAGTCGTGCTGTAGTCGACTTCGCGCCAAAATCGCCTTGAATATCCGCGACATCGACCGCCTCCCTCTTAGCCATCAATAATCTACGTACTCACCCTACCGCAAGAGCTGGAAGAAGGGGTTCAATCAGGGGATGAATGAGGAAACGATTGACATAAAGGCTATCCGGACAACATGCTATTAGGATGACACCGAAGAAGACCGAGCCTGTCAAGAAGTTGTTCCATATTTCGCTGGAATTAGCTGAGCAGCTCCGCCTCGCCGCCTTTCAAACGAGACAGAGCCAATCAGAGATCGTCCGCCAAGCCCTCACGCAGTGGTTCGCGCGAGGGAAGAAGACGCGTTAGGCGGCTGCGAGCGCGTCGCCCGTCGCGACGGGTGTATCCACGACCACCGGCGTCTGGGTTGGACCTCCCATGGGCACAGGAGCCGGTGGAGCCGGCGCCTGGTCCGTTGGGGTCGCTCCTTGATCAGCCGACAGCACCGCCGCCGTCGAGGCGTCGAAGTCCTCCTTGGTAATCCCACACCGCTTCGCGAGAACGTCCTCTAACACTTTCGTCTTCGCTGACAGTCGCAGGCAGTCCCCTGCCAACACGCGGACCATCTGGGTGAGCGCCGAGAGCTGGGCGTCCCGCCGGACCCCCGCCGCCTTCTGCTTGGTCTTCCATCCCTTCCCCGGTCCGGTGTTCTTCTCCTTCGCGTGATCCTGTGTTGAATGTGCCATAGCTAGTTCCTCCCTGGTGAATCAAGTGATCGCGCCCAACCCGTCTGTTCTCGCACGGATCCGGCCTCACAATTAGGCCGGTCCCTGCTCTTTTTTTCGTCTGTCCTCCCTCTTACTCCTTGACAGATTTGGATAGCATGATATATATATATCATGCTATCATACTTCCTCCCCGTCTCACCCAGGAGGTCCCCCCGATGAACACCCCGATCGCCGTCCTCACGCACATGACCGGCTACATGATCCAGGACGCCAAGCAGACCATCGAAGCCGTCGGCGCCGCCCCAGACCCCTTCGCGGAAAGTGAGCGAGTGGCCGCCTACGTGCTCCTCCTCCAGGTCCGTGAATGGCTGGCCGCTCCCTCCATCGAGCAGGCCACTCCGTATCAGGGCCAGGAGTTCGACGGCGTGGGAGCCCAGGCCCTTCAAGAGCACGTCGCCATGTTCAGTTGTCTCTCTTCACGCGAGCAATACGAGACGGTGGTACAGCTCGGGCAGTTGCTCCAAAGCACCCACGATGATTATCAGTGTGGGAATGGCCTGGACGGACTGGACCGCCCGGCGGCGACGGCGTATTTCCTGGTGCCCCGCATGTCCGTCCTGCTCCACACGTTCCTCCTTCCCCTCCTGGTCATGATCGGGCTCCTGTTCGGCACCCCGGACGCGCAGGCGAATGACGAGCCCGCGTTTCTCGCGAGCCAGGTGATTGAACGATGGACCGCCGCCGCGCTCACGACGATCCAGAAGGGCGACCGGGTGGCGGTGGGGCCGATCACCTGGCCGACGGAGTCGAAGGCGCTCATGGGGACCTACCGGGACCGCCGGGCGATGCAGGGCGCGCTGGGTGCCCGCCTGGAACGGGCCGGGGTCCGGGTTGTGAGCGAACACGACACCTACGACGTGTTGCTCTGGGGCGGGGCCTGGGACGGCATCACCCGGTCCCGCGCGTATCTGCTGAAGACCGATCCGATGGGACGGACCACGATGGCAGCTCCCGTGAATCTGATCGCGCCGGTCTGGGGCGACGAGCGTCCGTATGGCGCCTGGCAGCCTCATCTTGAGCGGTTTGCGACGCAGATCGCCGAGGCCTTTGTGGCGACCAAGCGACCCCGGATCACCCTGAACCCTCACGCGGCTGACCTTGATGGCCAAGTGATTACGGGCGCGACTGAGAGCGTTCACCATGCTCT
Above is a genomic segment from Nitrospira defluvii containing:
- a CDS encoding ribbon-helix-helix protein, CopG family, whose translation is MTPKKTEPVKKLFHISLELAEQLRLAAFQTRQSQSEIVRQALTQWFARGKKTR